The Cryptococcus neoformans var. neoformans B-3501A chromosome 7, whole genome shotgun sequence genome window below encodes:
- a CDS encoding hypothetical protein (Match to EST gb|CF189408.1|CF189408; HMMPfam hit to CK_II_beta, Casein kinase II regulatory subunit, score: 281.2, E(): 1.7e-81), producing the protein MIESETASSTQTSTLTWINWYTSLTGHDYFCEVHEEFIEDDFNLTGLQSMVPFWKEALDMVLDVEPEEDSSKIPDVSIVESSAELLYGMVHQRFILTKAGLSSMVEKYDAGHFGGCPRVFCNATPVLPCGRSDMPGIDTVKLYCPNCGDIYTPPSSKYQNVDGAFFGTSFAPLFFQTYPELHSVPFCPSSSSSSSVAAGTNPSSARPSPTPSAALIGGATYTNPNPHGGQRPALGRVYQPKIYGFKVSERARSGPRMKWLRERPEKAEELDQVDWKGRWKNESGAYGAGNENGKGDEDEEMEGNLEVRKGKLFDDEDEPEDDDEEEEEEEVGKVVPEASTATFSTRR; encoded by the exons ATGATAGAATCCGAGACTGCGTCTTCCACCCAAACATCGACCCTCACATGGATC AATTGGTACACATCCCTCACAGGTCACGACTACTTTTGCGAAGTCCATGAAGAATTTATCGAAGATGATTTCAACCTGACAGGATTGCAATCTATGGTGCCCTTCTGGAAGGAGGCGTTGGATATGGTTCTGGATGTTGAACCTG aagaagattcatCCAAAATCCCAGACGTATCCATCGTCGAGTCTTCCGCAGAGCTTTTGTATGGGATGGTACATCAGAGGTTTATCTTGACCAAGGCCGGCCTTTCATCAATG GTCGAGAAATACGATGCGGGACATTTCGGCGGCTGCCCTCGAGTATTCTGCAACGCTACCCCCGTTTTACCATGCGGCCGCTCCGACATGCCCGGTATTGATACCGTCAAACTCTACTGCCCCAACTGTGGTGACATCTATACCCCTCCCAGCAGTAAATACCAAAACGTCGACGGCGCATTCTTTGGTACATCCTTTGCACCTTTATTCTTCCAAACGTACCCCGAACTCCACTCTGTCCCATTctgtccttcctcttcctcctcctcttctgtcGCTGCCGGAACGAACCCCTCTTCAGCTCGACCTTCGCCGACACCTTCCGCCGCATTAATTGGTGGAGCGACATACACAAATCCCAACCCTCATGGTGGCCAGCGGCCCGCCCTCGGGAGGGTATACCAACCCAAGATTTACGGATTCAAGGTTTCCGAGCGCGCGAGGAGCGGACCGAGAATGAAATGGTTGAGGGAGAGACCAGAAAAGGCAGAGGAACTCGATCAAGTTGATTGGaaagggagatggaagaatgaAAGTGGGGCGTACGGTGCGGGgaatgagaatggaaagggagatgaggatgaagagatggaagggaatCTAgaggtgaggaaggggaaattgtttgatgatgaggatgaacccgaagatgatgatgaagaagaagaggaggaagaagtgggcAAGGTGGTGCCGGAAGCTTCAACAGCGACGTTCTCTACTCGTCGGTGA
- a CDS encoding hypothetical protein (HMMPfam hit to AMP-binding, AMP-binding enzyme, score: 419.8, E(): 3.2e-123; HMMPfam hit to PP-binding, Phosphopantetheine attachment site, score: 65.8, E(): 1.1e-16): MSANASELTPEELNQRLDRWSSRLSALPSLALPTDYPRPSPAKLVEAYQSMPIPSALATVLMKLTLEFSTLFPASGLPTPYHILLTSFAILLFRYTPDPSLVICTSANASTKPLLLKLDIAAEMTFFDVLRQIMEREQEAQADDVPITKLVDHIKPEGPLYRVRFFDSTQVESDASSSLTTDLTLFLLAAPSDTPATRTSVPPLYLRLTYNSLLFTQSRITATLESLLQLLSSAASHEPAHPIGALPLRTPNQSAALPDPAADLDWCGFVGAIPDIFSANAKAHPDRVCVVQSELAEGQTMMDGPSRGRRIFTYKQIDEASNILAHALLKNGLQRGEVVMVYAARSVEMVVCVMGILKAGGVFSVVDPAYPPSRQTVYLSVSTPRALLVISSAGSLAPSVSDYISDNLSLRLLVPAIQLTSSNVTGSRSDAGEDILAPYQQYAQTPAGVVLGPDSPATLSFTSGSTGIPKGVKGRHYSLTHFFPWMGKRFGLDENSKYTMLSGIAHDPIQRDMFTPLFLGAQLHVPTADDIGTPGRLAEWMADSEVTVTHLTPAMGQLLSAQATRQIPTLKNAFFVGDVLTKRDCTRLQSLAKNVCIINMYGTTETQRAVSYFAIPSVNEDSTFLATQKDLIPAGQGMIDVQLLVVNRTDRNIPCAVGEMGEIYVRSGGLAEGYLDPTATAEKFVVNWFGQNVERPDTLKEKNPAAAEHWFGIRDRMYRSGDLGRYLPDGRVECTGRADDQIKIRGFRIELGEIDTHLSRHPLVRENVTLVRRDKDEEKVLVSYFVPIDGDELEGLMSASEAADDDEEIDLKTQMIRGVKKYRKLIRDIREYLKKKLPSYSVPAVYFPLHKLPLNPNGKIDKPALPFPDTSLLAPAPSASTADHTPTQKTIHDIWLSLLPSPPPHITLDENFFDMGGHSILATRLIFEIRKAFVVNAPLGLVFDKPTIAGQAAEIDLLRNADLGGAGDGAIEAEKAVDYAKDVELLSKELPTFSALPADFATKELTVFLTGATGYLGAFILKDLLSRRVRKVICLVRAKSADQGLQRLRDSGEGRGVWDEEWVKQDRIEAVIGDLAEEKFGLSQAEWDRVAEQTDAVLHNGAIVHWVYPYPKLRAANVISTVTALQLCAQHHSKQFSFISSTAVLDAEAFVAKADEVVQAGGKGLLENDDLEAGRTGLNAGYGQSKWVAEKIIMEAGKKGLSGWILRPGYVLGHSQTAVTNTDDFIWRMVKGCVQLGLIPEINNAIICCPVDHVARLSSLATLSSSASSAFNIMHVTGHPKIRFNDLLGSLQLYGYDVKRVEYVHWRTRLEQHVLETQDNALFPLLHFVLDDLPTSTKSAELDDTNAQNLAAAAGEVRTSGVTEKEIGLYIAWLIRAGFLESPQKKGKSLPVLEGGAMKAIGRTTAGSA, translated from the exons ATGTCCGCAAACGCTTCCGAGCTCACCCCCGAGGAGCTCAATCAGAGGCTCGATAGGTGGAGCAGTAGGCTAAGTGCTTTGCCCAGCTTGGCTCTTCCCACCGATTATCCTCGACCTT CTCCCGCTAAGCTGGTTGAGGCATACCAGTCCATGCCTATCCCTTCCGCCCTCGCCACTGTGCTCATGAAGCTCACACTCGAGTTTTCCACTCTTTTCCCCGCATCCGGTCTTCCAACTCCTTATcacatcctcctcacctCCTTTgctatcctcctcttccgatACACTCCTGACCCTTCATTGGTCATCTGCACTTCCGCCAACGCTTCGACTAAACCCTTGTTGCTCAAGCTCGACATCGCGGCCGAGATGACCTTCTTTGACGTCCTTCGACAGATTATGGAGCGAGAGCAGGAGGCCCAGGCCGACGATGTGCCCATTACTAAGCTCGTTGACCACATCAAGCCTGAAGGTCCTCTTTATCGCGTAAGGTTCTTTGACTCTACTCAAGTCGAAAGCGACGCTTCCAGCTCTCTTACCACGGACCTCACACTGTTCCTCCTGGCTGCGCCCAGCGACACCCCGGCCACCCGTACTTCCGTGCCTCCTCTCTACCTCAGGCTTACGTACAACTCTTTGCTCTTCACTCAGAGCCGCATTACTGCCACTCTtgagtctcttcttcagttACTTTCTTCCGCCGCTTCTCACGAGCCGGCCCACCCCATCGGcgcccttcctctccgAACTCCCAACCAGTCTGCAGCCCTTCCCGACCCTGCTGCCGATCTTGATTGGTGTGGTTTCGTCGGTGCGATCCCCGACATTTTCTCTGCCAATGCCAAGGCTCATCCCGATAGAGTTTGTGTTGTCCAAAGTGAGCTTGCTGAGGGACAAACTATGATGGACGGCCCTAGCCGAGGACGAAGAATCTTCACCTATAAGCAAATTGATGAGGCGAGTAATATTCTTGCTCATGCTCTCTTGAAGAATGGTTTGCAAAGAGGTGAGGTTGTTATGGTGTATGCTGCGAGAAgtgtggagatggtcgtctGCGTTATGGGTATCTTGAAGGCTGGTGGTGTCTTCTCTGTCGTCGACCCCGCGtaccctccttctcgacaGACCGTCTACCTCTCTGTCTCTACCCCCCGAGCTCTCCTTGTCATTTCCAGTGCCGGCAGTCTCGCTCCCTCTGTCTCTGACTATATCTCCGAtaatctctctcttcgtcttcttgtCCCCGCTATCCAGCTCACTTCCTCCAATGTCACCGGTTCTCGATCGGACGCTGGCGAGGACATCCTCGCACCTTACCAGCAGTATGCTCAGACCCCTGCAGGTGTCGTTCTCGGTCCCGACTCTCCCGCGACCTTGTCCTTCACTTCCGGTTCCACTGGCATTCCCAAGGGTGTTAAGGGTAGGCATTACAGCTTGActcacttcttcccttGGATGGGCAAGAGGTTCGGTTTAGACGAGAACTCTAAGTACACCATGTTGAGTGGTATCGCTCACGACCCTATTCAGCGTGATA TGTTCACTCCCTTGTTCTTGGGTGCCCAACTGCACGTCCCTACGGCTGACGACATTGGTACTCCCGGTCGATTGGCCGAATGGATGGCTGACAGCGAGGTTACCGTTACCCATTTGACTCCTG CTATGGGTCAGCTTCTCTCTGCTCAGGCTACTCGGCAAATCCCCACCCTCAAGAACGCTTTCTTCGTCGGTGATGTCCTCACCAAGCGAGACTGCACCCGACTTCAGTCTCTCGCCAAGAACGTCTGCATTATCAACATGTATGGTACCACCGAAACTCAACGCGCTGTTTCCTACTTTGCTATCCCCAGTGTTAACGAGGACTCCACCTTCCTTGCTACCCAGAAGGATCTCATTCCTGCCGGTCAGGGTATGATCGATGTCCAGCTTTTGGTTGTCAACCGAACCGACAGAAACATTCCTTGTGCTGTTGGTGAGATGGGTGAGATCTACGTCCGATCTGGTGGCCTTGCTGAAGGATACCTCGACCCTACTGCTACTGCTGAAAAGTTTGTTGTCAACTGGTTCGGCCAAAATGTTGAGAGGCCTGACACTctcaaggagaagaaccCTGCTGCCGCCGAGCATTGGTTCGGTATCCGGGACAGAATGTACCGGTCCGGTGACTTGGGTCGATATCTTCCTGACGGTCGAGTCGAGTGTACTGGTCGTGCCGATGACCAGATCAAGATCCGTGGTTTCCGTATTGAGCTCGGTGAGATTGACACCCACCTCAGTCGACACCCTCTTGTGCGAGAGAACGTCACCCTTGTGAGGCGTgacaaggatgaagagaaggtgCTTGTCAGCTACTTTGTTCCCATTGACGGcgatgagcttgaaggCCTGATGAGCGCTAGCGAGGCtgctgacgatgatgaggagatcGACTTGAAGACGCAAATGATTAGAGGTGTGAAGAAGTACAGGAAGTTGATCAGGGATATTCGAGAGTACCTCAAAAAGAAGCTCCCCAGCTACAGTGTTCCCGCTGTATACTTCCCTCTTCACAAACTTCCTCTCAACCCTAATGGTAAGATTGACAAGCCAGCTCTGCCTTTTCCCGACacctctcttctcgcccCTGCTCCTTCCGCTTCCACCGCCGACCACACTCCCACCCAGAAGACCATCCACGACATCTGGTTATCGCTTTTaccttcccctcccccccaCATCACCCTTGACGAAAACTTCTTTGACATGGGTGGTCACTCTATCCTTGCTACTCGATTAATCTTTGAAATCCGAAAGGCTTTTGTCGTCAACGCTCCCCTTGGTCTCGTCTTTGACAAGCCTACCATCGCTGGCCAGGCTGCAGAAATTGACTTGTTGAGGAATGCTGACCTTGGTGGCGCTGGCGACGGCGCTATCGAGGCCGAAAAGGCCGTTGATTATGCCAAGGACGTCGAGCTGCTCAGCAAGGAACTTCCTACTTTCTCCGCTCTTCCCGCCGATTTTGCCACCAAAGAGCTTACCGTCTTCCTTACTGGTGCTACCGGCTACCTCGGTGCCTTCATTTTGAAGGACTTGCTTTCTCGTCGAGTCAGGAAGGTCATCTGTCTCGTCCGTGCCAAGTCTGCTGATCAGGGTCTTCAGAGATTGCGGGACAGTGGTGAAGGCCGTGGTGTTTGGGACGAAGAATGGGTGAAGCAGGATCGTATTGAAGCTGTTATTGGTGATCTTGCCGAGGAGAAGTTTGGTCTTTCCCAAGCCGAATGGGACCGTGTCGCCGAACAGACAGATGCTGTCTTGCACAACGGTGCTATCGTCCACTGGGTCTACCCTTATCCCAAGCTTCGCGCCGCCAATGTCATCTCTACAGTCACTGCCCTCCAGCTCTGTGCCCAGCACCACAGCAAGCAattctctttcatctccaGTACTGCCGTTCTCGACGCCGAAGCATTTGTTGCCAAAGCTGACGAAGTCGTCCAGGCTGGCGGCAAGGGATTGTTGGAAAACGATGACCTTGAGGCTGGTAGGACTGGTTTGAACGCTGGTTATGGACAGAGTAAGTGGGTTGCGGAGAAGATCATCATGGAGGCTGGTAAGAAGGGCTTGTCTGGTTGGATCCTGAGACCTGGCTACGTCCTCGGTCACTCTCAGACTGCTG TTACCAACACGGATGACTTCATCTGGCGAATGGTGAAGGGCTGCGTCCAGCTGGGCCTTATCCCTGAGATCAACAATGCCATTATCTGCTGCCCTGTTGACCACGTCGCCcgtctctcctccctcgccACTCTTTCgtcctctgcttcttccgcttTCAACATCATGCACGTCACTGGACACCCCAAGATCCGATTCAACGACCTCCTGGGATCTCTCCAGTTGTACGGCTATGACGTCAAAAGAGTTGAATACGTCCACTGGCGAACGAGGCTTGAACAACACGTTCTCGAGACTCAAGACAAtgccctctttcccctcttACATTTCGTCCTCGATGACTTGCCTACAAGTACCAAGTCTGCCGAGTTGGACGATACTAACGCTCAAAATTTGGCTGCGGCTGCGGGCGAGGTGAGGACATCTGGTGTAACTGAGAAGGAAATCGGATTGTACATTGCTTGGCTAATTCGAGCTGGGTTCTTGGAAAGCCCTCAAAAGAAAGGCAAGTCGTTGCCAGTGTTGGAAGGCGGTGCGATGAAGGCGATTGGTAGGACTACTGCAGGTAGTGCTTAA
- a CDS encoding hypothetical protein (HMMPfam hit to Fer2, 2Fe-2S iron-sulfur cluster binding domain, score: 50.6, E(): 4.4e-12), translated as MSKISSTCTRQLSSLATKINRPIPQRALHTSSHKPSAASSSFKGTSNGRLNVLTSQFGQKRALHSSSPRWHGDLVRPEPGTGIKLIFRDSHGNDVKTVEGNEGDDILSLAHEHDIDLEGACEGSVACSTCHVIIDPKHFDMLPEADDEENDMLDLAFGLEDTSRLGCQVKLTKELDGMVATLPSATRNMYVDGKSSLVISDLVRQVNGKAGAKARTH; from the exons ATGTCCAAGATTTCTTCAACGTGCACCAGGCAGCTCAGCTCGCTCGCCACCAAAATCAACAGACCAATCCCCCAACGAGCATTACATACCTCTTCCCACAAACCTTCTGcggcctcttcatccttcaagGGAACCAGTAATGGGAGGTTAAACGTTTTGACTTCTCAGTTTGGACAGAAAAGGGCGTTGCATTCGTCTTCAC CTCGGTGGCATGGTGACCTCGTTCGTCCCGAACCTGGAACAGG GATCAAGCTCATATTTCGGGACTCTCACGGCAACGACGTTAAGACTGTGGAGGGTAACGAGGGTGATGACATATTAAGCTTGGCTCATGAACACGACATCGACCTCGAAG GCGCTTGTGAAGGCTCAGTAGCTTGCTCTACATGCCACGTTATCATTGACCCCAAACATTTTGATATGCTACCTGAAGCGGACGATGAGGAGAATGACATGCTGGATCTTGCTTTCGGTTTGGAGGACAC ATCAAGGCTTGGATGTCAAGTGAAGCTTACAAAGGAGTTGGACGGAATGGTTGCGACTTTACCGTCGGCCACACGGAATATGTATGTGGATGGTAAGTCTTCTCTTGTCATATCAGACTTGGTTCGGCAAGTTAATGGCAAAGCAGGTGCCAAGGCTCGTACCCATTAA
- a CDS encoding hypothetical protein (HMMPfam hit to DUF1339, Protein of unknown function (DUF1339), score: 82.1, E(): 1.4e-21), whose amino-acid sequence MYWPTATTRLVGTPYPLDKEPIAHARSSRKGNFFAIVTRDGLGVWDVRPTVMQAAVLRSKTSIDRFGSNVDVFWAHDGRGLIVLTDTSHLLFYQLVPSSRPSYDSPGPSTPGPGEGDVIMGWELRALGTAFVMGGCESVLPQAHNIMMTLRHPPSILSVPYPAPSQLLTPPNSHFPPPPLDAATESQIECETWDLGSSRSWIIGKEPPIPTKLTAHKTPGLPMLHTMLTKDGRAYAVYQASQLIHVSSSEAQRTQLSAGPKHVGIIIYPPPLDLSKKMEVLDIQNIKASEDAVEDKAVEICINFRFNLIAVGLESGKINIVSLLPWPSAPKLSHTLDLRQSGNLRSSPGQVRSLAWTGDGYCLAAGYERGWAAWSMGGRLNGWGVQDKDESEDSGVIDLFWIPGNLELFVLRPYEKGKPQIEVVSFTKSATTNQPSPDNTRYAFLQMDDRVMVYRGADQPDMSVINPESDVWQSIKIPTAYIATNWPIRYASISSDGKLIAVAGRRGLTHYSAASGRWRLFQDEREERDFTVKGGLLWFHHVLIVAVDADKTHQIRLYSRDLDLSEVLHSQTLPSPVLVMTLLENSLLVYTADNMLYHFLILPTQSSIKLHLCGSISFRGIIEVPTRVRALSWLIPEAQKTHGDPADDLIVATIIFLVDGKLVLLRPRRARTDEVRYDMQILADRIEAYWTHLQGVGTLENSLWGFDGLNMRIWLDALTIEATRVDLMSDAYENVEESVKLRLDFYPLSILMDKGIIIGVDYESSTRTLPFPIHKTFTGTHLFLPQFLRYHLSSSPPSLANALILAHHYQPLVYFAHSLEVLLHSVLEDEDLSKSDSNNEDGNSKQGSVLAAVIVFLDYFPESLDVIVRCARKTEIERWPMLFDLVGKPRYLFEKCLKDGKIRTAANYLLVLHNLEGLEDADDTIRLLRQAIDGKEFHLCKELLRFLHSIDDSGDALRMAIAKVGIIEPAGTASGSETPTKSSQPSTPKRTLL is encoded by the exons ATGTACTGGCCAACCGCGACAACTCGGCTTGTCGGCACACCTTACCCGCTAGACAAGGAACCTATCGCACACGCACGATCAAGCAGAAAAGGCAacttcttcgccatcgTTACAAGAGATGGCCTCGGGGTTTGGGATGTCAGA CCAACTGTTATGCAAGCTGCTGTGTTGCGGTCGAAAACGAGTATCGACCGATTCGGCAGCAATGTGGATGTTTTCTGGGCTCATGATGGTCGAGGACTTATCGTTTTG ACGGATACTTCACACTTGCTCTTCTACCAACTAGTACCCTCGTCGCGTCCCTCGTATGATTCGCCGGGCCCATCAACACCCGGTCCAGGCGAAGGAGACGTCATCATGGGATGGGAACTTCGTGCTCTCGGTACTGCGTTTGTCATGGGAGGTTGCGAATCCGTACTCCCCCAGGCCCACAATATCATGATGACGCTTCGACATCCACCATCTATACTCTCTGTCCCATATCCAGCTCCTAGCCAACTGCTCACACCGCCTAATTCTcatttccctcctcctcctcttgaCGCAGCTACAGAATCCCAAATTGAGTGTGAGACTTGGGATCTTGGGAGCTCTCGAAGCTGGATTATTGGCAAAGAACCTCCAATACCTACAAAACTGACGGCACACAAGACACCGGGGCTGCCAATGTTGCACACTATGTTAACCAAAGATGGACGAGCATATGCTGTTTACCAGGCAAGCCAACTTATACATGTCTCAAGCAGCGAAGCGCAACGGACCCAGCTATCCGCTGGGCCCAAACATGTTGGGATAATCATATACCCGCCTCCCCTAGACCTgtcaaagaagatggaggtgcTTGATATCCAAAACATTAAGGCATCTGAAGATGCTGTAGAAGATAAGGCGGTGGAAATTTGCATTAACTTTAGATTTAATTTGATAGCTGTTGGTTTGGAAAG CGGTAAAATCAACATTGTTTCGCTCCTACCTTGGCCTTCTGCCCCCAAATTGTCGCATACTTTAGATCTACGTCAATCAGGCAATCTCA GGTCATCGCCCGGTCAAGTCAGGAGTTTAGCGTGGACGGGAGATGGGTATTGTCTCGCCGCAGGATATGAGCGCGGATGGGCGGCATGGAGTATGGGCGGCCGCTTGAATGGCTGGGGTGTACAGGATAAGGATGAATCTGAGGATTCTGGGGTGATCGATCTG TTTTGGATTCCAGGAAACTTGGAACTGTTCGTCTTGCGACCTTACGAAAAAGGGAAACCTCAGATAGAGGTTGTCTCTTTTACAAAGAGCGCAACTACGAACCAGCCATCGCCCGATAACACTCGATACGCCTTTTTGCAGATGGACGATCGAGTCATGGTGTACAGAGGTGCCGATCAACCTGACATGAGTGTGATCAATCCCGAGTCTGACGTGTGGCAAAGCATCAAG ATCCCAACCGCATACATTGCTACAAACTGGCCAATACGCTACGCTTCGATATCTTCCGATGGAAAGTTGATCGCAGTTGCCGGTCGTCGGGGTCTCACGCACTACTCGGCGGCGTctgggagatggagattATTCCAAgatgagagggaagagcgAGATTTTACTGTTAAAGGAGGCTTGTTATGGTTCCACCACGTACTCATCGTTGCCGTAGATGCCGACAAAACCCATCAA ATTCGACTCTATTCGCGCGATCTCGATTTGAGCGAGGTTTTACACTCTCAAACTCTACCGTCTCCAGTACTCGTCATGACTCTCCTTGAAAACTCTTTGTTGGTCTATACCGCCGATAACATGCTGTATcatttcctcatccttcccacCCAGTCGAGCATCAAGTTGCATCTTTGCGGCAGTATAAGTTTCAGAGGTATCATAGAAGTGCCAACTAGAGTGAGAGCTCTGTCTTGGCTCATCCCGGAGGCGCAGAAGA CACATGGTGATCCCGCCGATGATCTAATTGTGGCGACTATTATTTTCCTTGTGGACGGGAAGTTGGTCTTGTTACGACCACGTCGA GCTCGAACAGATGAAGTACGATACGATATGCAGATCCTCGCTGATCGTATTGAAGCATACTGGACCCATCTTCAGGGTGTCGGCACTCTTGAAAACTCCCTGTGGGGATTTGACGGGCTGAACATGCGCATTTGGCTGGATGCGTTGACCATTGAGGCTACAAGGGTTGATCTCATGTCTGATGCTTATGAGAACGTGGAGGAGAGTGTCAAGTTGCGGCTTGATTTTTACCCTTTAT CGATACTCATGGACAAgggcatcatcatcggagTTGACTATGAATCTTCTACCCGtactcttcctttccccatcCACAAAACCTTCACGGGCacccacctcttcctccctcaaTTCCTCCGCTATCATTTATCTtcgtctcctccttctctggCCAATGCACTCATTTTGGCGCATCACTATCAGCCTTTGGTATACTTTGCCCATTCGCTCGAGGTGCTACTACATTCTGTCctcgaggatgaagatttGTCGAAATCAGACTCCAATAATGAGGACGGAAATAGCAAGCAAGGAAGCGTACTTGCGGCCGTCATCGTTTTTTTGGATTACTTCCCAGAAAGCCTCGACGTGATCGTCAGATGCGCGCGAAAAACTGAAATTGAGCGATGGCCAATGTTATTTGACCTTGTCGGAAAACCAAGATACCTGTTCGAAAAGTGTCTAAAGGATGGCAAGATTAGAACAGCGGCCAATTATCTGTTGGTGCTGCACAACTTGGAAGGATTGGAAGACGCCGAT GACACGATTCGATTGCTACGCCAAGCCATCGATGGGAAAGAGTTTCAC CTTTGCAAAGAGCTTCTCCGATTCTTGCATTCCATTGATGATTCTGGTGATGCACTACGCATGGCTATTGCCAAAGTCGGCATCATTGAACCTGCTGGCACAGCGAGCGGCAGCGAGACACCCACAAAATCATCGCAACCTTCGACTCCAAAAAGGACATTGCTGTAA
- a CDS encoding hypothetical protein (HMMPfam hit to GDI, GDP dissociation inhibitor, score: 946.9, E(): 6.6e-282) yields MDEEYDVIVLGTGLTECILSGLLSVDGQKVLHMDRNDYYGGDSASLNLTQLYQKFRGTPPPENLQLGRDRDYAVDLIPKFILSSGELTRMLVHTDVTRYLEFKVIAGSYVYRDGKISKVPSTEMEAVKSPLMGLFEKRRARNFFQYLQNWKEEDPATHQGLDINKCPMKDVYTKFGLEAGTQDFVGHAMALWLDEDYITKPARQTIDRIILYTASMARYGKSPYIYPLYGLGELPQAFARLSAIYGGTYMLDKKIDSINVDPETGYFTGVTSEGETVRAKKVIGDPSYFGAGKDEPEGGKMRVIETGKVIRAICIMKHPIPGTDNADSAQIIIPQKQVGRKNDIYIAAVSSAHNVAAPNVWIAIVSTIVETSVPEREILPGLQLLGNVVDKFISITPLYAPTADGTTDNVFITKSYDATSHFETVVEDVSDVWQRVKGEKLVLKKRETQIEA; encoded by the exons ATGGATGAGGAGTACGAC GTTATCGTTCTT GGTACCGGTCTCACCGAATGTATCCTTTCTGGTCTTCTGTCCGTAGACGGCCAGAAGGTCCTCCACATGGACAGGAACGACTATTACGGTGGTGACAGTGCGAGTCTCAACTTGACCCAG CTCTACCAGAAGTTCCGAGGCACACCTCCCCCAGAGAACCTCCAACTAGGCCGCGACCGCGACTACGCTGTCGACCTCATCCCTAaattcatcctctcctctgGCGAGCTCACCCGAATGCTCGTCCATACTGACGTCACGCGTTACCTCGAATTCAAGGTCATCGCCGGTTCCTATGTCTACCGAGATGGAAAAATTTCGAAAGTGCCTAGTACCGAGATGGAGGCTGTGAAAAGTCCGTTGATGGGTTTGTTTGAAaagaggagggcgaggaacTTTTTCCAGTACTTGCAGAActggaaggaggaggatccTGCTACTCATCAGG GTCTTGACATCAACAAGTGCCCTATGAAGGATGTCTACACCAAGTTTGGACTTGAAGCTGGTACTCAAGACTTTGTTGGTCACGCCATGGCTCTCTGGCTGGACGAGGA CTACATCACAAAGCCTGCCCGACAAACTATCGACCGAATCATCCTCTACACCGCCTCCATGGCTCGCTACGGTAAATCCCCTTACATCTACCCCCTCTACGGTCTCGGCGAGCTCCCTCAAGCGTTCGCCCGTCTCTCAGCTATTTATGGTGGCACCTATATGCTCGACAAGAAGATTGACTCAATCAACGTCGACCCCGAGACTGGGTACTTTACCGGTGTCACCTCGGAAGGAGAGACTGTTAGAGCTAAGAAGGTGATTGGAGACCCTAGCTACTTTGGAGCTGGGAAAGACGAGCctgaaggagggaagatgagggtcATCGAGACTGGCAAAGTAATTAGAGCAATCTGTATCATGAAACACCCCATTCCCGGGACGGACAATGCGGACTCTGCTCAAATTATTATCCCTCAAAAGCAGGTTGGCAGGAAGAATG ACATCTACATCGCCGCTGTTTCCTCTGCGCACAATGTCGCCGCTCCCAATGTTTGGATCGCGATCGTCTCGACTATTGTCGAGACTAGTGTTCCTGAGCGTGAGATCTTGCCCGGTCTTCAACTCCTCGGTAACGTAGTGGACAA GTTCATCTCCATTACGCCCCTTTACGCCCCCACCGCCGATGGTACGACAGACAacgtcttcatcaccaaatCTTACGATGCCACCTCGCACTTTGAGACGGTGGTAGAGGACGTGTCGGATGTGTGGCAGAGGGTGAAAGGGGAGAAGCTggttttgaagaagagagaaacTCAGATTGAGGCGTAA